One Alligator mississippiensis isolate rAllMis1 chromosome 1, rAllMis1, whole genome shotgun sequence genomic window carries:
- the LOC109282694 gene encoding squalene synthase produces the protein MSISLETKIPMLCEFHSYLYQPEWRYMESKDKHKQVLEDFPTISLEFRNLAKVYQDVIADTCHKMGLGMAEFLEKRVDSLQDWNKYCQYAIGLSVIGYSRLFSASELEDPIIGQDTELATSMGLFLEKTNIIRDYLEDQLEGREFWPTEVWSRYVKKVSDFAKPENADLAVQCMNEMITNALQHIPDVLKYLSRLKTQSVFNYCAIPQVMAIATLAACYNNKEVFRGIVKIRKEQAVTLMRDATNMQAVRAIMSQYLEEIYQKIPSTDPSSNKTKEIITSLQKMILPHGTMVSCNGYSAIYLSGAMLLAVLGWQYLSAMSKVSKECTQA, from the exons ATGTCCATCAGTTTGGAAACCAAGATCCCAATGTTGTGTGAGTTCCACTCATACCTGTATCAGCCAGAGTGGAGGTACATGGAGAGCaaagacaagcacaagcaagtGTTGGAGGACTTCCCAACG ATCTCCTTGGAGTTCAGGAACCTGGCCAAGGTGTATCAGGATGTGATCGCTGATACTTGCCACAAGATGGGACTGGGGATGGCGGAGTTCTTGGAAAAGAGGGTCGattccctgcaggactggaacAAG TATTGCCAGTATGCCATTGGACTCTCTGTGATTGGTTATTCCCGTCTCTTCTCTGCATCGGAGCTTGAAGACCCAATCATAGGACAGGACACAGAGCTTGCAACTTCCATGGGGCTTTTCCTGGAGAAAACCAACATCATTCGTGATTACCTGGAGGAccagctggagggaagggaaTTCTGGCCCACAGAG GTCTGGAGCAGGTATGTCAAGAAGGTCTCGGATTTTGCCAAACCAGAGAATGCTGACCTGGCTGTTCAGTGTATGAATGAAATGATTACAAACGCTCTCCAACACATCCCTGATGTCCTCAAGTACTTGTCCAGACTCAAAACCCAAAGTGTCTTCAACTACTGTGCTATTCCACAG GTGATGGCCATAGCCACGCTGGCTGCTTGTTACAACAACAAAGAAGTATTTAGGGGTATAGTGAAGATTCGGAAGGAACAAGCTGTCACTCTGATGAGGGATGCCACCAACATGCAGGCTGTCAGAGCTATAATGTCCCAGTATTTGGAAGAG ATTTATCAGAAAATCCCAAGCACAGACCCTTCTTCTAACAAGACCAAGGAGATCATTACCTCTCTTCAGAAAATGATTTTGCCCCATGGCACAATGGTGTCCTGTAATGGTTACTCTGCCATCTACCTGTCAGGTGCCATGCTgttggcagtgctgggctggcagTATCTGAGTGCAATGTCAAAGGTGTCAAAGGAATGCACCCAGGCCTGA